CAACCCCGACTTGACCCGAAGGGCCTCGGCGACGTCACGGGTCAGGGCGCAGGGCTGCATGTCGACCTTGTTGCGCGCGACGCCGATGCCATAGACCGACTTCAGGACGCTGGTGAGCGAACCGTCGAGATCGTGTTCCACGAGGCCCGGGGCCAAGGACGCGTCGACGACGATGCTCTCGATCAGGACGGCCCGGCCGTCGATCAGGCGCCGGCGGCGGATCCAGTACATCGGCGCTCCGACCGGACGGGAAAAGATCTGGGCCAGCATACCGTCGCAGGCGATCTCGACCTTGCTGAGCGTCTCGGTCTCCGGCCGCCGCCCTTGGGCTTCGACGTACGACATGAAACCTTCCCAGCGGGTCGGATCGTAGACCACGGGCGGCGGCGAGACGTACCAGCCGCTCCGGTCCTTGCGGTAAATGATCCCTTCGGCTTCCAGTTGGAACAGCGCCTCGCGGATGGTGCCGCGCGCCACCCCGCCGCCGACCTGCATCTGACGCTCGGATGGCAAGCGCTCGCCTGGCTTGATTTCGCCGCCCGCGATGCGCGCGGCGATGTCGTCACGCACGCCGATATATTGGAGATCGGGTTGTTGCATCGGACGACCTGGCCAGCGGTCGAATCCCGCCACCGCGGGATGATGGGAGGCCGCCCCTCCGGGGTCAAGGAACTGGATCAGACCACTGACGAGCCGGCATGAACCGGATCAGGCCGTCACGAAAGTTTCGCCGACAGCTTCCAATATCTGGTCTATACCAAAATTGTCACTGGGAGATGGGCCATGGCCACCAATCGTCGCGCCTTTTTGCGCACAGCCGCCGGCGGCGTGACCGCCAGCGCGGCCATGGGCCTGCTGCCGGCCACCGTCCGCAAGGCCATGGCCATCCCCGCGCGCCACCGCACCGGCACAATCATGGACGTCGAGCACGTCGTGATCTTCATGCAAGAGAACCGCGCGTTCGACCACTATTTCGGCGCGCTCAACGGCGTGCGGGGTCTGGGCGATCCGCGCCCACAGCGTCTGCCCGGCGGCGCTTC
The window above is part of the Caulobacter soli genome. Proteins encoded here:
- a CDS encoding UTRA domain-containing protein is translated as MQQPDLQYIGVRDDIAARIAGGEIKPGERLPSERQMQVGGGVARGTIREALFQLEAEGIIYRKDRSGWYVSPPPVVYDPTRWEGFMSYVEAQGRRPETETLSKVEIACDGMLAQIFSRPVGAPMYWIRRRRLIDGRAVLIESIVVDASLAPGLVEHDLDGSLTSVLKSVYGIGVARNKVDMQPCALTRDVAEALRVKSGLPGLSVIRTCYDAQGRVVEFDREYWRHDALKVSVDIRVR